A segment of the Ipomoea triloba cultivar NCNSP0323 chromosome 1, ASM357664v1 genome:
ACCCCTATGCACCAGAGGATTAGAGTTTTGGCCAAAGATTAATGGCGCATTAACAAAGGTGAATGTGATATCAGTAATCGCCTCTGAAAGTCGGATTGTTCCCCTCCAAACAACCACAACGTCTCTTCGTCCTAAACCAACTTTTCCTTCATCCGTGGCCACAGCAACATATCCAATCCAGTTTGATTCCCTTAGCACTGCATCCGCTCGCGCTGGCCTCACATTATAGCCTGTATCTCCGATTGTGAATCCAGATGATGCATAAAAGTATTTGGTCACTTCATATCTGAAACATATATACAGGCAGggtgatatatatatggaagtGAATAATAgaatgaagaaagaaattaaagagagtatttatatatacttgaaaGGGTTTCCCTTGACAAGTCCTGTATTTTGAAAGAGGTTTCTCCTGGCATATCGTGATAAACCCACATTTTTGGAAGCTGGTTCGTTAATGAAAGAATCGGTTGCGGGTGCAACCATGGTTCCGTAGTGAATGAGGTAGCGGCGGAGATCCGAATCCAAAGGCTCCAGTTGATCTTTCCAGTTATCACTCCCACTTAGAACCTTCCATCTTTCAGGAATGCCACTCATCTTCAATTCTCTCTTTTAAAGGTATTTCTGTTTAGATGTTGTGGTGCCTGGTGGTGAAGCTACGTGCAGATTCCTTCGCTTTATATACATCTTTCAGCCATGCCATTCAAATCATCCGTCGTGcaaaacacatatataatgGAAAACGTGAGATAattccaaagaaaataaaaaatcaagcgAAAGTGCTCGCACTCCTCGTGGGCTGCGATTTTACTGTTCATTAGACCACCTTATGATGAAAGgcgttttatttatttaaccgCATTACAAGTTTACAACCATGTTTTCATTTAATCTATgatcaattaataaaaataaattgaagttacataatatattaattgcagacatataaattatgtaccagccacaattaagagttaatttcaacaaaaatttcttgtttttttgtgtaaattttaaatttagtcacACACaatcatttttgtcatttaacaacTAGACTATCATAACTTGCACACTTTTTGTCCTTTCAATAACTTTTTTTGTGAGACTCTATTTTAACCAAGGGTATTTCCATcctttcaattttattattattattatattattattattattattattattttctcaatGAGTTAATTCAAGTCGATGTCCCTTGTCTCTAATGGCAATTCGAAATTTGGTCCCAAATAAtcatttttgccatttaacaacCCATGCTATCATATTTTAGAtacttttggtcattttgattacttttttttttttttttttggtgaaacaCTATTTTAGGCAATGATATTTTTgtatcttcaattttttttccatttttctgcAATGATTCTTTTCACTTATTTTCGTCTCTTCTGCCGTGGGTTGCACCATCTCCTTCACCTGGCTCGTCCTCATCTCTTTCAACCAAACCCCAAATCATCATTAGTCAATGGCAATGCCGAGTACGTGAGGACCTTCGGGTGCGGGGAAATCATTTTGCAACACAATTAGAAAGCTCAAGATGTCGCCACCTGGTTGGCTTTAGTTTGACAATTATTGTTTTAgtctctaaaccctaaaccctaaaaaataaaaaaaaaataaaaaaaaataaaaacttcttCTTTGAAATCGGAAAATACCATTTCCTAAAATAGGATTTCACTAAAAAAAGACAtcagaaggactaaaagtgtccaaaatatgatagcctagggtgttaaatgacaaaaacaattatctagaactaaatttgaaatcgtcaccaaagacaagggagtGAGGGACCTCcactggaattaactcattggaaaaataatttaaaaaatttgaagagATGAAAATAACCTTGCCTAAAATAGGGTTTTACCAAAAATGTCATTGAAATGTTCAAAAGTGTCCAATATAAAACATTCTAGTGTGTTAAATggtaaaaacgatagtctgagataaaatttgaaaatgctACCAAAAACGAAGAACCTCcgctagaattaactctatttgttaaatattttatttgaactatTTTGTTATTAGaagttcttttattttctttgcttttaaaaatttataaataatggattaatagaagttataaaatatttgtaaGTGTTTATTCAATGTCTCACCGTACCATGGATAAAAATAATGAAGTTGAGAATGTCGATGTTGAGGAAGAAGTAGAAGaataattttatgatatattataacattttttgtatacaaatataaataatattccctccatcccattttatatgtctggttcggttaacgaggcttagctgaagttatttttaatccatttttcataatattaagtttagtagtattatacaaaatttatatatttagaaactacacaaaaagtactattaaacacaaaaaataaaatttaaaaacatgtaaaaaaatactaaaaaatgaacaaagaagaaagagttagtttgaccaataaatagtaagtaggacaaataaaatgggacagatggaaTAAGAATCAAAGTCATTAACTTTGTAATGACGTATTAAGTTTTGAAGTTTAATTACTTTTGTAgattctttaaaataaaataaaagttcataaaagtctataaatattttttatataaacttttattctcttacaaagtttacaaaagtACGTTTAGAACGAATCTATTAAAGTAGTCATCATgggtttttaaaaaatctatcattttaaaagtttttaaaactctacaaaagtaatataataattgaatacaTCCCCCAAAAGTATGCATACACttataaatttaagacaaaaatataattaactcgACTAAATTGTAATCGTTTCGACTCTTTTTCCATTCGAGCCGACTCCTTGTACTCCAAGCCAGCTCTTTTCCCTTCGAGCCGACTCTTTTCAATCCAAGCCGACTCCTCTCCCTTCAAGCCGACTCCTTGCACTTTAATTTTGGTGAAACTGTGTATATTAACCTTTCATGCTAGGGCTCACacacatcaataataataataataataataataataataataataataataataatataataataataataataataataataataaagctttTCACAAGCTACGTGTTCAAATCCCTAGCTAGGTGCTtaatccccaaaaaaaaaaaaaaaaaaaaaaaaaacgtgagatcccaaagaagaaaaagacaaacaaaagcAATTAAGTATTTTCTATGGGCATAGAAAATTATGGATAAGTTTGTGCTCTTAATTTTCTAATGCCCTCGCGCTGCTCGCTGCGAATTTTGCCAATTTTGCGAATACGTAGCGGTGGGCGGCCGGTGGATGATAACGATTTGCACTAGTACGCCTATTGCCTAAAaccttaatttattaataatcataatacgcatcaataatttttgaattttgaaattaaaacattttgtcTGTTCTAGTGTCACCTTTGTtttatcataattaaaatttacattacacttattattttatatcaaCACCTCTCCACAAAACATGCATGTGCATTTCAAGTCTCTGATTATTTTTGTTCCCAGAATATAACGTGAATAATTGCGTCGGCATCAAatgaatgtaaattatttcaaatatttcgTTGTCTTATGAGGAGTCATGATTAGGAAATAGGAATTAGgatataatttttactatagTGTTTCTTTCAGCAATGCCACTCATCTTCAattctctcttctttcttttttcctttttttttttttttggaaaggtATTTCTGTTTAGATGTTGTGGTGGTGAAGCTACGTGCATATTCCTTTGCTTTATATACATATCTCTGCCATGCCATTCATCTCATCCGTCgagaaaaaacatatatatatatatatatatatatatatatatatatatatatatatatatatatatatatatatatatatatatatatatatatatatatatatatatatatatatatatatatatatatatatatatatatatatatatatatatatatatatatatatatatatatatatatatatatatatatatatatatatatatatatatatatatatatatatatatatatatatatatatatatatatatatatatatatatatatatatatatatatatatatatatatatatatatatatatatatatatatatatatatatatatatatatatgtatatatgtatattgcttgacttgattaaacaatTTGAtaactattagctgtttgatttggttaaacaatTCGTATGGTGTTTGATTAACTAGCTTTTGTAACattttattgctccaaaatgctaaaattaaaaaagaaatagctgtttttatcagtttttttataatgtcattttgcatgtaatcaacttaTAACTtgtaaaagtgaaaattttcaattgtatatattcaaaattcaaagtatcggTTACAAGTAGTAGTATGTATTAAACGACCTGAGAAAGAGTACAATCTCTGTATGTAAGAAGTCATTTGATTCTCTACTAGATGTATGCCGATTGGAAGTGTGCAGAGAATTGGAGGTGTGTTGAGTTCAGATTATGCTGAACTATAAGTATGCCGAGTTGGGACGTATGCCGAGCTcggagtatgctgaactggaagtatgccaagttcggagtatgccgagttcagagtattctgaactggaagtatgacGTATTCCTTAGTGCAGATATGTTGCGGATGTGTTCCTCGGtgcagagtatgctgaactggaagtatgatGTATGCCGAgctcagagtatgctgaactggaagtatgccgagttcggagtatgcTAAGTCAAACGTATGCTGAGTTCCGAGTTCGAAGTATGCCGAGTCGAACGTATGCTGAGTTCGacgtatgctgaactggaagtatgacGTATTCCTCGGTGCAGATATACTACGAGTGTGTTCTTCGGCGCAGAGTATacatgctgaactggaagtatgacGTATGTTGAGTTGGACTATGCCGAgctcagagtatgctgaactggaagtatgccgagttcggagtatgccgagTCGGACGTATGCCGAGTTGGATGtatgccgagttcagagtatgttgAACTAGAAGTATGACGTATTCCTCGGTGCAGATATACTGCGAGTGTGTTCCTCGGCGCAGAGCAAGGTTGAAAAAGACGCTAGGCGGCCCCTAGGCGCCCgatttatatacatatgtatttttttttttaatttcttcttgtaTGGGACTTTTGGTTGCCTTCCCTTCCCTTCCCTTCCCAAGACTCCAATTCCCAAGAGTGCACTTGTCGCACTTGTCACGTAAAAGGCAgaagtaattaaatatttaaagcATTATCTCCAGGAGTCATCTCCCATGTCAGTCACAACTCACATGAGtcacatctctctctctcttttgttatttttgagaCAGTGAAACTCATCTCATCACTTATTCCGTCGCAATTAAAGCATCCCAAGACTCATCTCCCAAGTATAACACCTGTGAGGCCATGACCCAGCACTCCAACAGAGAAACAAATCGACAGCAGCAGATGCGGAAGTGGAGGATAACGGGGACGGCGGCGGCGAACGGCGACGACGGAGGTGGAGGCGGAGGCGGAGGCGAGCGGCGACGACAAAGGAGGCTGAGGCGACCGGCAGAAGCTGAGGCTAAGGCGACCGGCGGAGGCTGAGGCTAAGGCATCGGCGGAGGGAGGGGCTGAGACGGGTTCTGATGGCTGATGAGTTtgcgaaaagaaaaaaaaaagggtgggGGGCTTGAGACGGGGCGGCCGGCTGCGGAGGAGGCCGACTCCGGCTTTCCTCGACGCGGCCgggcgccgcctagcgcctaggcgcgatttttgcaaccttggcgcagagtatgctgaactggaagtatgacGTATTCGTCGGCGCAGATATACTGCGGGTGTGTTCCTTGAcgcagagtatgctgaactagaAGTATGACgtattgataagtgcaaaagatgccatctttataaggtcatTATCGGATCGTCTTGTGCACAAGTGAAagcttttatgtttgatttgccCCTTTATTGCATTAGAAtgctttatattgtctttagtacccgttccacactttaccgattgttttgtaggtaaaacgaAGTGTTTAAAGACAGGAAATGGCGATATTTCGAAGAAGAACTCACAAACCGAAGTTGGAAGGCAAAATAGGCCTTGGAAGCgctctggacgcgcgtccaaatCGGCGTCCGAAAAAATGCCCGCAGAAGTTTGAAAATCAGAGCAAACTTCAGAGAGGTCTCTGATGGACGCCGGGGCGGACGCATgcgtccaccccgcgtccatCAGAGGGCCGAAAAAGTCTTGCGGCCGTAAATTCGGATGCGGGGCGGACGCCCGCGTCCGGTCGCGCGCTGTACCGCGCTCGACTGGACGCGAGGCCGGACGCACGTCCGGCCTGCGTCCAGCGGTTCGGCCAGTCCATTTTGGGCGCGATTTTTGGGTTAAAAACAGagttagcctagagagatcactccacattgcaattcttagtttagattagaattagagaagaattccattggtgcaagattgtgatctacattcaagttcaagattaaagttcaatttcaagttcaagttcaaattcaaagttcaattcctagctaagtcttccttttaatttcttgtcattacttttaccttttgctatttcaattccaagtatgattagatagatctttgtggatttggattgagcaatgttgtatggatattcttgagctttgaattgatcaattaggttttgcaattgctttgattatgagtttgattgtgtgaatggtgatcttctttgactcttgtgtgggaatgatcaacctatatgagagatgtttggagaaggagtctcacttatgagagtaaggttactccttagcctagcctagcacatttccctctcacctttgagaaaagggagaagtggaagataagaggcacataacgtgtttgacgaaatgcctctcctagcctagtgatcacaaggatgacattacggtctaaggagtgagtccattgaccacgagagtggcggtggtgttggtgaccttgtctcattttcattatctaagtgttgctagcctaatatcttaggaaatcaaggatacctatatgagttgcaagatccaaatcctcctttccaattgattgtttcctttgtttgttccttattttcatgatgtttcatgtgcattttcttactatgtttgggttagctttcaaacactaaacactcttgtgcttaatccccttaccgcttgaattcctccttgccatcctttgagaacgatactcggaaatctttccgttttaccacctacctctttccatccaccgcgaaaactacacccatcACGTATTCTCGTCGACGTAGATATACTGCGGGTGTGTTCCTCGGCGCAAATATACTGTAGACGCGTTCTAGACGATATCCCGACGAGATGCAGATCTTCCGAGCTTCAATGTCTTCGATGGGTGATTTAAGATGTCAAATGAGGGCtctatttataagggaaaatgtaaccACTATCACTCAACAAACTCCCTAAACATTTATCTaacttaattagttaattaattaagaaaatgaacCTGGCCAAAATCAAGTCCAGGTTCAAGATTaaatcatctaattcaaattcgaattaaattataattataaaatttaaataaattatatttaaaatataattataattaaatttaaatatgaattgagattggaccaattaattaattaattcaataacccAAAATAagtttaattgggctaattaaatcaatttaattatcatggtccaataattaattcaaaaatcAATCCTGAAATTAGGTCCAATAATTATTTAGTCGACCCATTTTCGGTCTCGAATTTTCTGTGTCTAcgtaactaatttaccaaatatttttctacaatcaactaatgttatccaCTACTCAAACCCGTTAATCCAATCAACAggtatttaccaaacactccacATCATATGGTTCACAATTAAATCCCTTAATGCACATACCTATTTgttttaaaatcaattaatgGGGTTAAGTTGCGTTTCCAACCGTGAAACTCAGTTGAATTGATTAACCTAATTAATGGGGTTAAGTTGCGTTTCCAACCGTGAAACTCAGTTGAATTGATTAACCTAATTAGTTTCCAACCGTGAAACTCAGTTGAATTGATTAACCTAATTAATGGGGTTAAGTTGCGTTTCCAACCGTGAAACTCAGTTGAATTGATTAACCTAATCTTCATCCCAATTTGCATATCTAGGCACAAACCCAGAAATTTAGGTTTCCCCCAGGTGATGGCAGGTGTTTATGTTGAAAGGTAGGAATAGGCAAAAACAGCTAGAAAGAAGATTATTCAAAGTAAACAATCCCAGATTTGAgtagcaaattaaattaaaaagttttgTTAAGCAGGAACAAAGCAAAGTAAAAGCATGTCGATCAAGTCtgatcttttattattatatacattgCTGAAAAGAGCTGAGATGATTGAaacataataattcaaatacaagCTAACAAACCTCACACGCATTGGACTAGACAGCTAGCCACAAGCGGCTACTTGCCTCAGCTCCAATTTTATTCAAACCAAACAGAATAATTATAGAAAGGTCTTCATGAACCTAGAGAAGACTTAGTTTTATTCAAACACACATGCATAGTTTTATTCATCTGGCTCATGATCGTCAAGGATATAATTCCCATCGTCCTGCTGAACCATTCCTTTATCCTTTATGTTAAACCATGCTATTGGTATACGATTCTCGTCTTTCAAAGCATCCTGATACTTATTAACTTTGGCAAGATCAAAGTCTCCCTTACGCTCAAACGCTCCTTCAGGCGTCTGGTATAAGTCAATTCCATGCAAATAAAGCATCAAGTCGTGATAGTTGAGGCCCTCAGGCTTCAAATAGTTGGATTTCTTGGATTCAATCGCCAAACCCACCCCCACATCTACGTAATCTATTTTTGATTCTTCGGTTTCACCAACTCCCCATCCATACGGCGGAACTAATGGAACAGGATCATTGACGTCGGAGATTCGCAAGACACGAAGGTTTTGTTGATTAGAAATGGCATTTTTAAAATTCTCATCCCCTACTTTGGGGCTTGCATACAAGAAAGCAGTGATAGGaatatctttattattgttgATTGGATTGAAAGCCAGGTCTGTTGCGTTCAGTGTTGCCATGGATGAACCCAAGCTGTGTCCTGTCACGGTTATGCTAATTTCCTCGTCCTTGTATAACTCAACAAGTCTTGCAACTTCTTCacgaatctatatatataacaaacagctatca
Coding sequences within it:
- the LOC115997985 gene encoding phospholipase A1-IIalpha-like → MSGTGNHGWKVLSGSDHWKDLLEPLDSDLRRYLIHYGTMIEPVGDAFINEPASKNVGLPRYARRNLFQNTGLVKGNPFKYEVTKYFYAPSQLSLDALGYTLSESNWIGYVAVATDEGKAALGRRDILVVWRGTIRPFEWITNIIFLFVNAPLIFGQNSDPLVHMGWYYMYTSAIQDSPLNATSARDQIREEVARLVELYKDEEISITVTGHSLGSSMATLNATDLAFNPINNNKDIPITAFLYASPKVGDENFKNAISNQQNLRVLRISDVNDPVPLVPPYGWGVGETEESKIDYVDVGVGLAIESKKSNYLKPEGLNYHDLMLYLHGIDLYQTPEGAFERKGDFDLAKVNKYQDALKDENRIPIAWFNIKDKGMVQQDDGNYILDDHEPDE